TAAAAATCAACCATTTATGATTGGAACTAAGACCTCTGCAAATTCCACCAATATTACCATGAATTCAAATGAAAAAGTTCTATCTAACAGACCAAAACAAATGGTATTCCTGATTTACCAAGGTCCAGAATCAGAATGCAATTTATTCACCACCTGGAATATAGAAGATTTAGCGACCCAGGGTTTTCTTCGAAAAAGAAGAGTCCCAACCGAATTAACATCACAATTGCAACAAGTTAGCGAACAGAAACTTCAGGCTGTTAGAAACCAACACTATGAACTTTCTGCCAGTTTTCGTGATCAGGAACGAAAACTCTTGAATGAGATTTGGAAAGAATTTGTACCCCAAGGTTATACCAGCGAATTAATCCTCAGTAGAAATGAAACAGATTATTACTTTGTGGCACCTTTTTCTATTCTGTTTCAGATGAAAAAAGGGAAATAGCATTGCACCAAATGTCAAAACGCTCCTACCTACAACGTTACCTCCTGATTTTAAGAAGACTCAAAAACTATCCCTATTCCAGTTTTGAGGATATAAGTGCATTTTTGGAGGAACAAGGTGCCATGTTGGTTGAGGATGGCAAAATGAATTCCTTTCTATTTTCAAAACGCACCTTTCAACGCGACATTCGGGATATTTATGAGCTATTTGATATCGAAATCACTTATTCCAAGGCTCAAAGAGGCTACCATCTTCCTATCTTTAATCAGACCAACAACTTTTCTCAACGAATTTTAGATGCCTTTGGTGACTTAGAATTGCTCAAGTTTAGTTCCGACATTTCACCATGCATTCAGTTTGAAGGAAGAAAAGCTTTTGGCCAGGAGTTTATTCCCACCATAATCGAATCCATACAAAGCAAAAAGAAACTAAAATTCAGTTACCATAAATTCTTCGAAAAACATGAATCTACAAGGGTAGTTGAACCATTTTTACTCAAGGAATTTAAGAACAGATGGTACTTATTGGCCAGTGAACATCCTTCTGAACCTGTAAAAAGCTTTGGTTTGGAAAGAATCCAATCGGTTGAAATTACCGATCAGCCCTGCGAAATGACCAATTCCGGTGCAATTGCCGATAAATATATCAATTGCTTTGGGATTATTTGTCCGGAACAAGGTAAACCTTACGAAATCGTATTGGCATTTGACACCTTTCAATCCAAATATATCCAAACTTTACCGCTGCATCCATCCCAAACTTTGATATTTGAGAATGAGTCGGAAGTCCATTTTCGATATTATTTATACCTGACACCCGATTTAATCATGGAAATTTTATCCTTTGGCGATACGGTTGAAGTACTATCTCCACCCGAACTTCGCCATCAAATACAACAGAATTTGGAAACTACTTTATCGTATTACCAAAATAAAGCCTAGTCAGAACATACAATTCTTTGTATACATTTGCCCAACCTAAATCGTATGAAAACAAAATTACTTGTCCTATTATCCTTTATATTTCTTAGCATTTCTGCCTTTTCCCAAGGAAATTACGAAGAAGTCGTTTACCTCAAAAACGGATCAATTATACATGGAATGATTGTAGAATGGGTACCGAATGTTTCCATCAAAATCAAAAGTGGCGACAATCTTTTTGTATACAAACTTGAAGAAATTGAGAAAGTAACCAAAGAGTTAATTAAAAATGGTACTTCAACAGCAGGTAATCATGATTTTGGATTTAAACCCAAAGGCTATACCGG
Above is a genomic segment from Bacteroidia bacterium containing:
- a CDS encoding UvrB/UvrC motif-containing protein gives rise to the protein MQLSRNLQLLPNEKQLDSTKNQPFMIGTKTSANSTNITMNSNEKVLSNRPKQMVFLIYQGPESECNLFTTWNIEDLATQGFLRKRRVPTELTSQLQQVSEQKLQAVRNQHYELSASFRDQERKLLNEIWKEFVPQGYTSELILSRNETDYYFVAPFSILFQMKKGK
- a CDS encoding WYL domain-containing protein; its protein translation is MSKRSYLQRYLLILRRLKNYPYSSFEDISAFLEEQGAMLVEDGKMNSFLFSKRTFQRDIRDIYELFDIEITYSKAQRGYHLPIFNQTNNFSQRILDAFGDLELLKFSSDISPCIQFEGRKAFGQEFIPTIIESIQSKKKLKFSYHKFFEKHESTRVVEPFLLKEFKNRWYLLASEHPSEPVKSFGLERIQSVEITDQPCEMTNSGAIADKYINCFGIICPEQGKPYEIVLAFDTFQSKYIQTLPLHPSQTLIFENESEVHFRYYLYLTPDLIMEILSFGDTVEVLSPPELRHQIQQNLETTLSYYQNKA